Proteins encoded in a region of the Bacteroidota bacterium genome:
- a CDS encoding helix-turn-helix domain-containing protein, translating to MSAPLTIIQLSPLELQAVITEAVEQALSRLESSREELLSSEELRQWLKISPATEINYRNRGLLPYVRKGRRYFYRRKEVMNASEALPKRKGFRTGRLNEDVVAPGKRDSRV from the coding sequence ATGAGTGCGCCACTTACCATCATTCAATTATCCCCCCTTGAACTGCAAGCTGTGATCACCGAGGCTGTTGAGCAAGCTCTTTCCCGATTGGAATCCAGCCGGGAAGAGCTGCTCTCTTCCGAGGAACTCCGGCAGTGGCTGAAGATCAGCCCGGCAACGGAGATCAATTACAGGAACAGGGGACTTCTCCCATACGTGCGGAAAGGTCGCAGGTACTTCTATCGCCGGAAAGAGGTGATGAATGCCAGTGAGGCTTTACCAAAGCGTAAGGGGTTCCGAACCGGACGGCTCAATGAGGACGTGGTCGCACCGGGAAAACGTGACTCGAGGGTATAA
- a CDS encoding DUF4145 domain-containing protein produces the protein MKAPSDKMICGHCKVPIYADWQYGSVMEISPSNGSSDLFGFAKGAQITYMVCPGCLLPIIGIRLSADVTYNYPDNCLDLVNLIGFTIVYPGLNSNLQIDKYVPREFLEDYLEAKEVERSPKACAALLRRLLQLVLRKHFKIEKRNLEQEIGAFIKEQSPPSYLVTSLDAIRTVGNFAAHPIKSENADKIIEVEPGEVDWLFAGIESLFDFAFIQPAILEERKRQINNKLESVGKGPLK, from the coding sequence GTGAAGGCTCCAAGTGATAAAATGATTTGTGGACATTGTAAGGTACCAATTTATGCCGATTGGCAATATGGTTCTGTAATGGAAATATCACCATCTAATGGATCATCTGATTTGTTTGGCTTCGCAAAGGGTGCTCAAATAACTTATATGGTTTGTCCTGGATGTCTTTTACCAATAATAGGGATCCGATTAAGTGCAGATGTTACCTATAATTATCCGGACAATTGTTTAGATCTGGTTAATCTGATCGGTTTCACAATTGTATATCCTGGATTGAATAGCAACTTACAAATTGATAAATATGTGCCAAGGGAATTTCTTGAGGATTATTTAGAGGCGAAAGAAGTAGAAAGAAGTCCAAAAGCATGTGCAGCTCTGCTGCGACGGCTCCTTCAATTAGTACTAAGGAAGCACTTTAAGATTGAAAAAAGGAATTTGGAACAGGAAATTGGGGCATTCATAAAAGAACAAAGTCCACCGTCCTATTTGGTAACCTCGCTTGATGCGATTCGGACTGTTGGAAATTTTGCAGCTCATCCCATAAAAAGTGAAAATGCGGATAAAATCATAGAAGTTGAGCCAGGCGAGGTGGATTGGCTATTCGCTGGAATTGAATCATTATTTGATTTCGCCTTTATACAACCAGCAATTCTTGAAGAGCGAAAACGGCAAATAAACAATAAACTTGAGAGTGTTGGCAAAGGACCCTTGAAGTGA
- a CDS encoding restriction endonuclease gives MSDFPTDIQENYELHEWKHSIAILKNDFPDEWNDIIDLLRSFKLKRTYITTPGGRKSEVANYIDKFLGDRGWVEKQFQTSVIVDSSRLDSPTHKVDCYKNRIALELEWNNKDPFFDRDLNNFRLLFDLRAISVGVIITRCDELQDIFDSLGRGSSYGSSTTHMSKLLPRIEGGGGSGCPILVVGITKNVYEED, from the coding sequence ATTTCAGATTTCCCAACTGATATACAAGAAAACTATGAGCTCCATGAGTGGAAACATTCTATTGCGATTCTGAAGAATGACTTTCCTGATGAGTGGAACGATATTATAGATTTATTACGGTCATTCAAATTGAAGCGCACTTATATTACTACTCCGGGTGGTCGAAAGTCGGAAGTGGCAAACTATATTGATAAGTTCTTAGGGGATAGAGGTTGGGTAGAAAAGCAATTTCAAACATCGGTAATTGTTGATAGTTCTCGTTTGGATTCGCCTACCCATAAAGTAGATTGTTATAAAAATAGAATTGCACTTGAATTGGAATGGAACAACAAGGATCCATTTTTCGATCGGGACCTAAATAATTTTCGTTTGCTATTTGATCTAAGAGCAATTAGTGTTGGGGTAATTATAACAAGATGCGATGAACTTCAGGACATCTTCGATTCTCTTGGGCGGGGAAGTAGTTATGGATCATCAACTACGCACATGTCAAAATTGTTACCGAGGATTGAAGGGGGCGGTGGATCCGGGTGCCCTATTTTAGTTGTGGGAATTACGAAAAATGTTTATGAGGAAGATTAA
- a CDS encoding S-adenosylmethionine-binding protein, whose product MRKIKMTAAEDFARFIGDRKFKTILADPPWQFENRTGKVAPEHKRLSRYPTLSLQEICEIPVQLSAETPSHLYLWVPNALLPDGLEVMKAWGFQYKANIVWHKIRKDGGPDGRGVGFYFRNTTELILFGIRGKMRTLDPGRSQVNIIKTMKQEHSRKPDEQYKLIQDCSPGPYLELFGRGGRKGWTTWGNQAEEYQIEWNTYTNNSLKAPVLKKVL is encoded by the coding sequence ATGAGGAAGATTAAGATGACAGCTGCCGAGGATTTTGCTCGTTTTATTGGCGATAGAAAATTTAAAACGATTTTAGCCGACCCGCCATGGCAATTTGAAAATCGCACTGGTAAAGTGGCCCCAGAGCACAAGCGCCTATCACGATATCCAACTTTATCGCTTCAAGAAATCTGCGAGATCCCTGTACAACTCTCAGCAGAAACACCATCTCATTTATACCTCTGGGTTCCTAATGCATTGCTCCCTGATGGCTTAGAAGTAATGAAGGCATGGGGTTTCCAGTATAAAGCAAATATTGTGTGGCATAAAATACGGAAAGACGGTGGACCTGATGGACGAGGTGTTGGCTTTTACTTTAGGAACACAACAGAATTAATCCTGTTTGGGATAAGGGGTAAAATGAGAACTCTCGACCCAGGTAGAAGTCAGGTTAATATCATTAAAACAATGAAACAAGAACACTCAAGAAAACCAGACGAGCAATATAAACTCATCCAAGATTGTAGTCCTGGTCCATATCTCGAACTGTTTGGTCGTGGTGGCAGAAAGGGTTGGACAACATGGGGAAATCAAGCTGAGGAATACCAAATAGAATGGAATACTTACACAAATAACAGTTTAAAGGCTCCTGTTTTAAAGAAAGTCCTTTGA
- the atpG gene encoding ATP synthase F1 subunit gamma, protein MATLRDIRQRIKGVKNTQQITKAMKMVAASKLRKAQESMMAARPYSLNVHHLLGKLVLDERVSENPLINDRESINRVALVVISADRGLCGSFNSNLIKNAQRMIQTDLKSWATTGNLDIIPLGRVGYDFFRRRAFKIPFYRSGIFGHLTLSDIRSVRDFLVQNYQNGTYDRIIVISNEFKNVVTPKVTTHQFLPIRTEALEGIDASGSFQADYIFEPDPNAVLEGVVPLYLSQLLMQIFLESIASEHGARMAAMDTATENAKALLKSLTLTYNQLRQAAITKEILEIVSGAEALSKG, encoded by the coding sequence ATGGCAACCTTACGGGACATCCGTCAACGGATCAAAGGGGTTAAAAATACCCAGCAGATTACCAAAGCCATGAAAATGGTTGCGGCATCTAAACTGCGGAAAGCCCAGGAAAGCATGATGGCCGCCCGTCCGTATTCGCTGAATGTTCATCATCTCCTCGGTAAACTGGTTTTGGATGAACGGGTGAGCGAGAACCCACTGATTAACGACCGCGAATCCATTAACCGGGTTGCACTGGTCGTCATTTCAGCGGACCGGGGGCTTTGCGGGTCTTTTAACAGCAACCTGATTAAAAATGCCCAGCGAATGATTCAGACCGATCTGAAAAGCTGGGCCACCACAGGTAACCTCGACATCATTCCCCTGGGTCGCGTGGGTTATGACTTTTTCAGACGCAGAGCCTTTAAAATTCCCTTTTACCGGTCTGGAATTTTTGGGCACCTGACTCTGAGTGATATCCGCTCGGTCAGAGATTTCCTGGTACAGAATTATCAAAATGGTACCTATGACCGCATAATTGTCATTTCGAATGAGTTCAAGAATGTGGTCACCCCAAAAGTAACCACCCATCAGTTTCTTCCCATCCGGACGGAAGCGCTCGAAGGAATTGATGCCTCCGGCTCTTTCCAGGCCGATTACATTTTCGAGCCTGATCCAAATGCGGTCCTTGAAGGGGTGGTACCTTTGTATCTGTCCCAACTGCTCATGCAGATTTTTCTTGAATCCATTGCATCAGAACATGGTGCACGGATGGCTGCCATGGATACGGCCACCGAAAATGCGAAGGCGTTACTGAAATCGCTGACTCTGACGTATAATCAGTTACGGCAGGCCGCTATTACCAAGGAAATCCTTGAAATTGTGTCGGGTGCTGAAGCGTTGAGCAAAGGCTGA
- a CDS encoding F0F1 ATP synthase subunit alpha has product MAEVRPDEISAILKKELLSLQAETDVYDVGTVLQVGDGIARVYGLSKVMAGELVEFDGGITGMVLNLEEDNVGVVIFGNSEQVKEGDRVKRTKKISSLMVGEAMIGRVLNPLGEPIDGKGPVKGTVQMPIERKAPGVIYRQPVKEPLQTGIKAIDAMIPIGRGQRELIIGDRQTGKTAIALDTIINQKGTGVICIYVAIAQKASTVAEIVATLERYGAMEYTIVVNASAADPAPLIYLAPYAGVTIGEYFRDTGRHVLCIYDDLSKHAVAYRQVSLLLRRPPGREAYPGDVFYLHSRLLERAAKVIENDELVKTMNDLPDSLKDQVKGGGSLTALPIIETQAGDVSAYIPTNVISITDGQIFLESNLFNSGIRPAINVGISVSRVGGSAQIKTMKKVAGTLKLDLAQYRELAAFAKFGSDLDAATQAQLRRGERLVEILKQDQFSPVPVEKQIAIIFVATQGLLDEIPVASLRQFEEEFLAHLETSHSDLLSGLKKGALTDQVAGDLKKAGREFIDNFKRKLK; this is encoded by the coding sequence ATGGCAGAAGTCAGACCAGATGAAATATCTGCAATCCTGAAAAAAGAATTGCTCAGCCTGCAGGCCGAAACCGATGTTTATGACGTTGGCACCGTTCTTCAGGTGGGTGATGGTATCGCCCGTGTCTACGGACTCAGTAAAGTAATGGCCGGAGAGCTTGTCGAATTCGATGGCGGCATCACAGGAATGGTGCTTAACCTGGAAGAAGACAACGTCGGAGTGGTTATTTTCGGAAACTCCGAGCAGGTGAAAGAAGGCGACCGGGTTAAACGGACGAAGAAAATTTCCTCCCTGATGGTTGGTGAAGCCATGATCGGCCGGGTACTGAATCCGCTCGGTGAACCCATTGACGGCAAAGGACCGGTAAAGGGAACCGTCCAGATGCCCATTGAGCGCAAGGCTCCCGGTGTAATCTACCGCCAACCGGTGAAAGAGCCCCTTCAGACCGGGATTAAAGCCATTGATGCCATGATTCCCATTGGCCGCGGTCAGCGTGAGCTGATTATCGGAGACCGTCAGACCGGAAAAACCGCCATTGCCCTCGATACCATTATCAACCAGAAGGGAACCGGTGTTATCTGTATCTATGTGGCCATCGCTCAAAAGGCTTCCACGGTTGCAGAAATTGTTGCCACTCTGGAACGGTATGGTGCCATGGAATACACCATTGTGGTGAATGCTTCCGCAGCTGACCCTGCGCCACTGATTTATCTTGCACCGTATGCTGGTGTCACCATTGGCGAATACTTCCGCGATACAGGCCGTCACGTGTTGTGTATTTATGATGACTTGTCCAAGCACGCTGTGGCCTACCGCCAGGTGTCTCTGCTGCTCCGTCGTCCTCCCGGACGGGAAGCCTACCCGGGTGACGTTTTTTACCTGCACTCACGGTTACTCGAACGTGCAGCCAAGGTGATCGAAAATGACGAACTGGTCAAGACCATGAATGACCTGCCCGATTCACTGAAGGATCAGGTCAAGGGTGGTGGTTCACTGACAGCTCTTCCCATTATTGAAACACAGGCCGGTGACGTATCGGCTTACATTCCGACCAACGTGATTTCCATTACAGATGGTCAGATTTTCCTCGAATCGAACCTGTTCAACTCGGGTATCCGTCCGGCCATTAACGTGGGTATTTCGGTGTCCCGTGTGGGCGGATCTGCACAGATTAAGACCATGAAAAAGGTGGCCGGAACGCTTAAACTCGATCTGGCTCAATACCGTGAACTGGCCGCATTTGCCAAATTCGGGTCCGATCTGGATGCGGCCACTCAGGCTCAGTTGCGTCGTGGTGAGCGTCTGGTTGAAATTCTCAAACAGGATCAGTTTTCTCCCGTACCTGTCGAAAAGCAAATCGCTATTATTTTCGTGGCCACACAAGGCTTGCTCGATGAAATTCCTGTGGCTTCACTCCGTCAGTTTGAAGAAGAATTTCTGGCTCACCTCGAGACCAGTCATTCTGACCTGCTTTCCGGACTGAAGAAGGGTGCTCTGACCGATCAGGTTGCAGGCGATCTGAAGAAAGCCGGTCGTGAGTTTATCGATAACTTCAAGAGAAAGCTGAAATAA
- the atpH gene encoding ATP synthase F1 subunit delta, which yields MSDYSIALRYAKAIVEATKEQKAIEALTSDFGKLAPLLQPDHPVADMIANPMLSPEKKIAVLSKAVPGLSEVTLQALNLLAKHKREPFLAAIITRALELIDETNGIIRAETTTAIPLSQEQATRLKKHLSEKTGKTVILVPRIDPSIKGGLVVRIHDTVYDSSLKNQLEVIKTKLLN from the coding sequence ATGAGTGATTATTCCATCGCTTTACGCTACGCGAAAGCCATCGTAGAAGCGACAAAAGAACAAAAGGCCATTGAGGCCCTGACCAGTGACTTCGGGAAACTGGCTCCTCTGCTGCAACCGGATCATCCGGTCGCGGATATGATTGCCAATCCGATGCTGTCACCCGAAAAGAAGATAGCCGTTCTCTCAAAGGCCGTGCCCGGATTGTCTGAAGTGACCCTTCAGGCCCTGAATCTGCTGGCCAAACACAAAAGAGAACCCTTTCTTGCCGCAATCATCACACGGGCACTCGAGCTGATTGATGAAACCAACGGAATCATCCGGGCCGAAACAACCACCGCCATTCCGCTCAGTCAGGAACAAGCCACACGGTTAAAAAAACACCTGTCGGAAAAAACCGGCAAAACCGTCATTCTTGTTCCCCGCATCGATCCGTCCATCAAGGGCGGACTCGTGGTCAGAATACATGATACTGTTTATGATTCCAGCCTGAAAAACCAGCTGGAAGTAATCAAAACCAAACTTTTGAATTAA
- the atpF gene encoding F0F1 ATP synthase subunit B: MTLALFLLEGGLLDPHTGTIFWVLVTFLIVSGLLYKLAWKPITTALEERERRIDMAIRKAEESKEEAAKIMARFDQILAEANEKADAIIKDARQAAEKIRHDGMVKTKEETEKLIAAARAEIERDRYAMVTNLKTEMVGIIIQIAEKVIDSNLTDEKNKSLITKEIDSMSKN, encoded by the coding sequence ATGACTTTGGCATTATTCTTACTGGAAGGCGGACTGCTGGATCCGCACACCGGCACCATTTTCTGGGTACTGGTCACCTTTCTGATTGTTTCCGGACTGCTGTACAAGCTGGCCTGGAAACCCATCACCACTGCGCTCGAGGAGCGTGAACGCCGGATTGACATGGCCATCCGGAAGGCCGAGGAATCCAAGGAAGAAGCAGCTAAAATCATGGCCCGTTTCGACCAGATTCTTGCAGAAGCCAATGAAAAGGCCGATGCCATTATCAAGGATGCCCGTCAGGCGGCCGAAAAGATCAGACATGATGGCATGGTCAAAACCAAAGAAGAAACAGAAAAACTCATCGCAGCTGCCCGCGCCGAGATCGAACGCGACCGGTATGCAATGGTGACCAATCTGAAAACGGAAATGGTTGGCATCATTATTCAGATTGCTGAAAAGGTCATCGATTCCAATCTGACCGATGAGAAAAACAAATCATTGATCACCAAAGAAATCGACTCCATGTCGAAAAACTGA
- the atpE gene encoding ATP synthase F0 subunit C has protein sequence METGLFGAYLGAGIGAGLAAIGAGIGIGKLAASAMEASARQPELAGSLRGTAILFAALIEGVALIAEVIGFLLIFK, from the coding sequence ATGGAAACTGGATTATTTGGAGCTTACTTGGGCGCAGGCATCGGAGCTGGTCTGGCCGCTATCGGTGCCGGTATCGGTATCGGTAAACTGGCCGCCTCTGCTATGGAAGCCAGTGCCCGTCAGCCCGAACTCGCCGGCTCTCTGCGCGGTACAGCCATTCTGTTCGCTGCGCTGATTGAAGGGGTTGCCCTGATTGCCGAGGTGATCGGGTTCCTGCTCATCTTCAAGTGA
- the atpB gene encoding F0F1 ATP synthase subunit A, giving the protein MAISLLVANSTPALAGGGEGGNKTDFIMHHVVNGKTIDLEPFTTIHLPTWEPIRIGSFELDLSPTKHSVFLWLNSLIVLILGITAGAAYRKRPDGYFAPKGLGNLMELLVEFIRNDIAIPMIGEHAYKKFMPYLLSVFFFILVSNYMGLMPYGAAITGDINVTAALALCTFFIIHFSAKKTYWQHIFTPHVPLALYPIMVPVEILGMFTKPFALAVRLFANMSGGHLVILTFIGLIFIIGTYAVAPIAILLAVFIYMIKVLVCLIQAYVFTLLSAAFIGMAVEEPAPHH; this is encoded by the coding sequence ATGGCGATCTCATTGCTGGTCGCCAACTCCACACCAGCACTGGCTGGCGGAGGCGAAGGCGGAAACAAGACCGACTTTATCATGCACCACGTGGTCAACGGAAAAACCATTGACCTCGAACCCTTTACCACCATCCACCTTCCGACCTGGGAACCAATCCGGATTGGTTCGTTTGAACTGGATTTATCACCCACCAAGCATTCTGTGTTTCTGTGGCTGAATTCGCTGATCGTCCTCATTCTGGGAATTACAGCCGGAGCAGCTTACCGGAAAAGACCCGATGGGTATTTTGCTCCGAAAGGCCTGGGCAACCTGATGGAACTTCTGGTGGAGTTTATCAGGAACGACATCGCCATTCCCATGATCGGGGAACATGCCTACAAGAAATTCATGCCCTATCTGCTGTCGGTATTCTTCTTCATTCTGGTATCGAATTACATGGGACTGATGCCCTATGGCGCCGCCATCACCGGCGATATCAATGTGACCGCCGCTCTGGCCCTCTGCACCTTTTTTATTATTCATTTCAGTGCAAAGAAAACTTACTGGCAGCACATCTTCACACCACATGTCCCGCTGGCCCTGTATCCGATCATGGTCCCGGTTGAAATTCTGGGCATGTTCACCAAACCGTTTGCTCTGGCAGTGCGGTTATTTGCCAACATGAGTGGTGGTCACCTCGTCATTCTTACTTTTATCGGTCTGATCTTTATCATCGGCACCTATGCAGTAGCACCCATTGCCATCCTGCTGGCCGTTTTCATTTATATGATCAAAGTACTGGTCTGTCTGATCCAGGCCTATGTTTTCACCCTGCTCTCAGCAGCCTTTATCGGAATGGCAGTGGAAGAACCTGCCCCGCATCACTAA
- a CDS encoding AtpZ/AtpI family protein translates to MQDPKPKNDRSDLAKDLAFYGEISSQIVINLLAFGLIGYLIDTLAGTPFAFTIIGFLGGMYSAWANLKRIIKKRFGDQ, encoded by the coding sequence ATGCAGGACCCGAAACCAAAAAATGACCGGTCCGATCTGGCAAAAGATCTGGCTTTTTACGGAGAAATCAGTTCTCAGATCGTCATCAATCTGCTGGCCTTCGGCCTGATCGGGTATCTGATCGATACCCTCGCCGGAACGCCCTTTGCATTTACCATCATCGGATTTCTTGGTGGAATGTATTCGGCCTGGGCCAATCTGAAACGAATCATTAAAAAGCGGTTTGGGGATCAATGA
- a CDS encoding polymer-forming cytoskeletal protein, with protein MSKTTNGHPADGNWINVSTTIVGTITSKGNIRLDGKLNGDLKADGGLLLGPSGEISGNIESKSLVSGGKITGKVVISERTVLESTSVFQGDLFTKKLIIEEGASFDGTCSMTQPGTHAGPETKK; from the coding sequence ATGTCGAAAACAACCAACGGACATCCTGCAGACGGAAACTGGATCAATGTGAGCACCACCATCGTGGGAACCATTACCAGCAAGGGCAATATCAGACTTGATGGCAAACTGAACGGGGACCTGAAAGCCGACGGCGGCCTCTTGCTGGGACCTTCAGGAGAGATCAGCGGCAATATTGAATCAAAATCCCTCGTTTCCGGCGGGAAAATCACCGGTAAGGTCGTGATATCCGAAAGAACCGTGCTGGAATCCACATCGGTATTTCAGGGTGATCTGTTCACTAAAAAGCTGATTATTGAAGAAGGGGCCTCCTTCGACGGAACCTGTTCAATGACACAACCGGGAACTCATGCAGGACCCGAAACCAAAAAATGA
- a CDS encoding M23 family metallopeptidase: MGSVKTKKRLPDSYQVLVYHSHDITREPVRFRLSKNWLITGIVVVLLLFAGAGASLILFTPLVGLAPGAVDSGTYQRDVIDNARRMDSLSKAIAVRSDYFARFQNLMKTDSLDTTTRAVPKQDGLVAEGAPVVEQADEALSPIGFGLEEASSYAEEDLSALTDSYASQAIPLSLGGLILSAPVKGIITRGVQPGVSHFGLDIAVKSGTPVSAMASGKVVFVDWTLKTGYTVVVQHVSGFVSVYKHLSSVMVQHGSAITTGEFIALSGNTGEYTTGPHLHVELWHNGNYLNPLDYLSRF; this comes from the coding sequence ATGGGGTCTGTCAAAACTAAAAAGCGGCTGCCTGACAGCTATCAGGTTCTGGTCTATCACAGCCATGACATCACCCGCGAGCCGGTTCGGTTCCGACTGTCAAAGAACTGGCTGATCACCGGAATTGTGGTTGTTCTTTTACTTTTTGCAGGAGCAGGCGCCTCTCTGATTTTATTCACACCGCTGGTCGGGCTGGCACCGGGAGCGGTTGATTCGGGAACCTATCAGCGGGATGTGATTGACAATGCCCGGCGGATGGACTCCCTGAGCAAGGCGATCGCCGTCCGGTCTGATTACTTTGCCAGGTTTCAGAATCTGATGAAAACCGACAGTCTCGATACCACCACCCGCGCCGTTCCGAAACAGGATGGACTGGTGGCTGAAGGGGCACCGGTGGTTGAGCAGGCTGATGAAGCATTGTCTCCCATCGGATTCGGATTGGAGGAAGCCTCCTCCTACGCAGAAGAAGACCTGTCCGCTCTGACGGATTCCTATGCCTCACAGGCCATTCCCCTGTCTTTGGGTGGGCTCATTCTGAGTGCCCCGGTCAAGGGAATCATTACCAGAGGCGTTCAACCGGGAGTCAGTCATTTCGGGCTCGATATTGCGGTGAAATCGGGAACACCGGTTTCAGCCATGGCCTCCGGAAAAGTCGTGTTTGTTGACTGGACCCTGAAAACGGGTTATACAGTGGTTGTTCAGCATGTATCCGGATTTGTATCGGTCTATAAACATCTCAGTTCGGTGATGGTTCAGCATGGAAGCGCCATCACCACCGGTGAGTTCATTGCACTGAGCGGAAATACCGGCGAGTACACCACCGGGCCGCATTTGCATGTTGAACTCTGGCACAATGGAAATTATCTGAACCCTCTGGATTATTTATCGCGGTTTTAA
- the dnaK gene encoding molecular chaperone DnaK has translation MGKIIGIDLGTTNSVVSVMEGNEPVVIANAEGTRTTPSIVAFTKSGERLVGNPAKRQAVTNPTNTIYSIKRFMGRHFDETSVEARNVPYKVVKGDNGGARVEIQDRTYSPEEISAMILQKLKQAAEDYLGQKITEAVITVPAYFNDAQRQATKNAGKIAGLEVKRIINEPTAAALAYGLDKKSKDQKVAVFDLGGGTFDISILELGDGVFEVKSTNGDTHLGGDDFDKRIIDFLADEFQKENGVDLRKDPMSLQRLKEASEKAKIELSSASQTEINLPFITATQDGPKHLTMTLTRAKFESIAADLFDRTLEPCRRALKDAGMNVGQIDEVILVGGSTRMPKVQELVKEFFKKEPHKGVNPDEVVAVGAAIQGGVLAGDVTDVLLLDVTPLSLGIETLGGVMTVMIPSNTTIPTRKTEIFSTASDSQPSVEIHVLQGERPMAVDNRTIGRFHLDGIPPAPRGVPQIEVTFDIDANGILHVSAKDKATAKEQSIRIESSSGLNDTEIERMRKDAAAHAEEDKKRREAVDVKNQADSLIFQTEKQMKDLADKMDAADKAELDAALDSLRKAQTGGNVDEMKKAMEALNASWQKISTKLYQAGAQAQPGPEPASAPNEKGGKDNVQDADFEVVDDNKK, from the coding sequence ATGGGAAAAATTATAGGAATCGATCTGGGAACCACCAACTCGGTTGTTTCCGTCATGGAAGGGAATGAGCCGGTGGTGATTGCCAATGCTGAAGGCACCCGGACCACTCCATCCATCGTTGCATTTACCAAATCGGGTGAGCGTCTGGTTGGAAATCCCGCCAAGCGTCAGGCGGTTACCAATCCGACCAACACCATTTATTCAATCAAACGGTTCATGGGCCGTCATTTTGATGAAACCAGCGTGGAAGCCCGGAATGTGCCTTATAAAGTAGTGAAGGGAGACAACGGGGGTGCCCGTGTCGAGATTCAGGACCGTACCTATTCTCCAGAGGAAATCTCGGCCATGATTCTGCAGAAGCTGAAACAGGCGGCTGAGGATTATCTGGGACAAAAGATCACCGAAGCTGTTATTACCGTTCCGGCCTATTTCAACGATGCTCAGCGTCAGGCGACAAAAAATGCCGGAAAAATTGCAGGACTGGAGGTTAAGCGGATCATCAATGAACCGACGGCTGCAGCCCTTGCCTATGGTCTGGATAAGAAATCGAAAGACCAGAAGGTGGCCGTGTTCGATCTGGGTGGTGGAACCTTTGATATTTCCATCCTGGAACTGGGTGACGGTGTTTTTGAAGTGAAATCAACCAATGGCGATACCCATCTTGGTGGCGACGATTTTGACAAGCGCATCATCGATTTTCTTGCCGATGAGTTTCAAAAGGAAAATGGCGTGGATCTCCGGAAGGATCCCATGTCGCTTCAACGGTTAAAGGAAGCATCAGAGAAGGCCAAGATTGAACTTTCCAGTGCCTCACAGACCGAAATCAACCTGCCGTTTATCACAGCCACACAGGACGGTCCCAAGCACCTGACCATGACGCTGACCCGAGCCAAATTCGAGTCAATTGCTGCCGATCTGTTTGACCGGACCCTCGAACCCTGCCGTCGTGCACTGAAAGATGCCGGAATGAACGTGGGTCAGATTGATGAAGTGATTCTGGTTGGCGGATCAACCCGGATGCCAAAGGTTCAGGAACTGGTGAAGGAATTCTTTAAGAAGGAACCGCATAAGGGTGTGAACCCCGATGAAGTGGTGGCAGTTGGTGCGGCCATTCAGGGTGGGGTGCTGGCCGGTGATGTGACCGATGTGCTTCTGCTCGATGTGACTCCTCTGTCACTCGGAATCGAAACACTCGGCGGGGTTATGACAGTCATGATTCCTTCGAACACGACCATTCCCACCCGGAAAACCGAGATTTTCTCGACGGCTTCTGACAGTCAGCCCAGCGTGGAAATCCATGTGCTTCAGGGTGAACGTCCCATGGCAGTGGATAACCGGACCATTGGCCGTTTCCATCTGGATGGCATTCCTCCCGCACCACGCGGTGTACCTCAGATTGAAGTGACGTTTGATATTGATGCGAATGGAATTCTTCATGTATCTGCCAAGGACAAAGCTACCGCAAAAGAACAATCCATCCGGATTGAATCTTCAAGCGGTCTGAATGATACCGAGATTGAACGGATGCGTAAGGATGCTGCAGCTCATGCCGAAGAAGACAAGAAGCGTCGCGAAGCAGTAGATGTGAAGAACCAGGCTGATTCGCTGATTTTCCAGACGGAAAAGCAGATGAAGGATCTGGCTGATAAGATGGATGCTGCAGATAAGGCTGAGCTGGATGCCGCCCTTGATTCGCTTCGTAAGGCACAGACCGGTGGTAATGTTGATGAGATGAAGAAAGCCATGGAGGCTCTGAATGCTTCCTGGCAGAAGATCTCAACCAAACTTTATCAGGCCGGTGCGCAGGCTCAGCCGGGACCTGAACCTGCCTCTGCACCCAATGAGAAAGGCGGAAAGGACAATGTTCAGGATGCCGATTTCGAAGTGGTGGATGATAACAAGAAATAA